A single region of the Arthrobacter sp. PAMC25564 genome encodes:
- a CDS encoding sugar transferase: MTPQPEGMPLGLALQSPGHAGARPGGMVPDLVYAPHALHTGHATHAAPATVAPALRPSAGRAPVDAAVLPATTPATARLSGREWARFLRRLLRGTDALVVIVSVIAGFLVRFEAGQPFGGSQADLNAAFIGGVLGVLWIAALSLYRTRDPKILGTGTSEYKRVAAASSAVFGLLAVGLVAFRVQPASAFHLVSLPLGLILLPGSRWFARRWYNARQAQGQYLVKAIVIGQADDVRYVLKRIARKSGSVYEVLGVSLPGGRRGTSFDVDGRRVPVLSSTDDVVRTVGRCGAEAVIVAGPMPGGNQYIRELGWGLEEHKAELVLASSLTNVAGPRIHWRPVEGLPLMHVDVPRYSGAKHAFKRLLDIAVAATALALLSPLFLVLAIIVKRDSPGPVLFRQERVGKAGKPFRMLKFRSMVTNAEAALAGLGAQNEGAGVLFKMHNDPRVTRCGRWMRRYSLDELPQFWNVLTGEMSLVGPRPPLQREVGGYERHTHRRLLIKPGITGLWQINGRSDLPWDEAVRLDLYYVENWSIMGDVIIMWRTFRAMCLPAGAY; the protein is encoded by the coding sequence ACACCGCAGCCAGAGGGCATGCCGCTCGGCCTGGCCCTCCAAAGCCCCGGACACGCCGGCGCCCGCCCCGGAGGGATGGTGCCCGATCTCGTGTACGCACCCCATGCCCTGCATACGGGCCATGCCACGCACGCTGCTCCTGCAACCGTTGCGCCCGCACTTCGGCCCTCCGCCGGACGCGCCCCGGTTGACGCTGCGGTCCTGCCCGCCACCACGCCCGCAACGGCAAGGCTCTCCGGCCGGGAATGGGCGCGGTTCCTGCGCCGTCTGCTGCGTGGCACGGATGCCCTGGTCGTCATCGTCTCCGTCATCGCTGGATTCCTCGTCCGTTTCGAGGCCGGTCAGCCCTTCGGGGGAAGCCAGGCCGATCTTAACGCGGCCTTCATCGGCGGGGTCCTCGGCGTGCTGTGGATTGCGGCCCTGAGCCTCTACCGCACCAGGGACCCGAAGATTCTGGGAACCGGGACCAGCGAGTACAAGCGTGTCGCCGCCGCCAGCAGCGCGGTCTTCGGGCTGCTCGCCGTCGGCCTGGTAGCGTTCCGCGTCCAGCCGGCATCGGCGTTCCACCTGGTTTCCCTGCCGCTGGGTCTCATCCTGCTGCCCGGAAGCCGCTGGTTTGCCCGCCGCTGGTACAACGCGCGGCAGGCCCAGGGGCAGTACCTCGTCAAGGCGATTGTCATTGGGCAGGCCGATGATGTGCGCTACGTGCTCAAGCGGATCGCCCGGAAGTCCGGTTCCGTCTACGAAGTTCTCGGGGTGTCGTTGCCCGGCGGGCGGCGGGGGACCTCGTTCGACGTCGACGGCCGCCGGGTGCCGGTCCTGTCCTCCACTGATGACGTCGTCCGGACAGTCGGCCGCTGCGGGGCGGAAGCGGTCATCGTTGCCGGCCCGATGCCCGGCGGCAACCAGTACATCCGCGAACTGGGCTGGGGGCTTGAAGAGCACAAAGCGGAACTTGTGCTGGCCTCGTCCCTGACCAACGTCGCCGGGCCCCGGATCCACTGGCGTCCGGTGGAAGGGCTGCCGTTGATGCACGTGGACGTGCCGCGGTACAGCGGCGCCAAGCATGCCTTCAAGCGGCTGCTGGACATCGCGGTGGCCGCGACTGCCCTGGCCCTGCTGTCGCCCCTGTTCCTCGTTCTGGCGATCATCGTCAAACGCGACAGCCCTGGGCCGGTCCTGTTCCGGCAGGAGCGGGTGGGCAAAGCCGGGAAACCATTCCGGATGCTGAAATTCCGGTCCATGGTCACCAACGCGGAAGCCGCGCTGGCCGGGCTCGGGGCGCAGAACGAGGGCGCCGGCGTTTTGTTCAAAATGCACAACGATCCGCGGGTTACCCGCTGCGGACGCTGGATGCGGCGTTACTCGCTGGACGAACTCCCCCAGTTTTGGAACGTCCTGACCGGCGAAATGAGCCTGGTCGGACCCCGGCCCCCGTTGCAGCGCGAGGTCGGCGGCTACGAGCGGCACACGCACCGCCGGCTGCTGATCAAACCGGGAATCACCGGGCTGTGGCAAATCAACGGCCGATCGGATCTGCCGTGGGATGAGGCTGTGCGCCTGGATCTCTACTACGTCGAAAACTGGTCAATCATGGGCGACGTCATCATCATGTGGCGCACCTTCAGAGCTATGTGCCTGCCTGCGGGCGCGTACTGA
- a CDS encoding Gfo/Idh/MocA family oxidoreductase, with amino-acid sequence MDETPPGYSRGLDLAGATGQLRVAVIGAGYWGPNLARNFTASPDWELAGIVDLDQPRAAKLAAAQGRVPVFRSIDELLDLVDVDAVAIATPAHTHHGIALTALKAGKHVLVEKPLADSRIKGLEMVEEAEERELVLMADHTYCYTPAVLKIRELIADGSLGDILFIDSVRINLGLVQPDVDVFWDLAPHDLSILDFILPGGLQPVEVAAHGADPLGTGHACIGHLTFALPNDAMAHVHVNWLSPTKIRQLVVGGSRRTLVWDDLNPQQRLSIYDRGVSLDRQSRSAADKKASAISYRLGDTWSPALPEHEALGQMVAEFASSIWQQRPARTSGAAGLRVLSVLEAVSSSLEADGRSSAVIGNEVQLEGTR; translated from the coding sequence ATGGATGAAACACCTCCGGGGTACTCCCGCGGCCTGGACCTTGCGGGAGCTACGGGTCAGTTGCGTGTTGCCGTCATCGGCGCCGGCTATTGGGGCCCCAACCTGGCGCGCAACTTCACGGCGAGCCCTGACTGGGAGCTCGCCGGAATAGTGGACCTGGACCAGCCGCGGGCAGCCAAGCTCGCCGCGGCCCAGGGCAGGGTTCCCGTCTTCAGGTCCATTGACGAACTGCTGGACCTGGTCGACGTCGACGCCGTTGCGATTGCGACGCCGGCACACACGCACCACGGCATCGCCCTGACGGCACTCAAGGCCGGCAAGCATGTGCTGGTCGAGAAGCCTCTCGCCGACAGCCGGATCAAGGGACTGGAGATGGTCGAGGAGGCGGAAGAGCGGGAGCTGGTCCTGATGGCGGACCACACCTACTGCTATACCCCGGCAGTATTGAAGATCCGGGAACTGATCGCCGACGGGTCGCTTGGCGACATCCTGTTCATCGATTCGGTACGGATCAATCTGGGGCTGGTGCAGCCGGACGTGGATGTCTTCTGGGACCTCGCCCCGCACGACCTGTCCATCCTCGACTTCATCCTTCCTGGCGGGCTGCAGCCGGTGGAGGTGGCGGCACACGGTGCGGATCCCCTGGGCACCGGCCATGCGTGCATCGGGCACCTGACGTTCGCGTTGCCCAACGACGCCATGGCACACGTCCACGTGAACTGGCTGAGCCCGACCAAGATCCGCCAGCTGGTCGTCGGGGGCTCCCGGCGCACGCTCGTCTGGGACGATCTGAATCCGCAGCAGCGGCTCAGCATCTACGACCGCGGCGTCAGCCTGGACAGGCAGTCCCGGTCCGCGGCAGACAAGAAGGCCTCGGCCATTTCCTACCGGCTCGGCGACACCTGGTCGCCGGCCTTGCCCGAACACGAGGCGCTCGGCCAGATGGTGGCCGAATTCGCCAGCAGCATCTGGCAGCAGCGGCCCGCGCGGACCAGCGGGGCCGCCGGCCTCCGGGTGCTTTCGGTGCTGGAAGCAGTGAGCAGCAGCCTCGAAGCGGATGGACGGTCCAGCGCCGTCATCGGCAACGAGGTCCAATTGGAGGGAACGCGATGA
- a CDS encoding NAD-dependent epimerase/dehydratase family protein: MSTLQGARVLVTGGAGTIGSTLVDHLVAAGVDRIDVLDNLVRGRRANLDDALATGRVQLVQGDVRDRDLVHDLTRGKDIVFHQAAIRITQCAEEPRLALEVLADGTFNVIEAAAAQRVDKLIAASSASVYGMAEAFPTTERHHHHNNDTFYGAAKSFNEGMVRSFRAMTGLDYVLLRYFNVYGPRMDVHGLYTEVLVRWMERIADGQPPLIFGDGRQTMDFVHTRDIARANILAAGSDVREGVYNVASGAETSLLELAEALLRAMDSGLHVEHGPDRAVNGVVRRQADTRAARLDLGFSAETGLEEGLRELVAWWRPLRDEIAASRVGAAR; encoded by the coding sequence ATGAGCACGTTGCAGGGGGCACGGGTCCTCGTGACCGGGGGAGCCGGAACCATCGGTTCCACACTTGTTGACCATCTGGTCGCCGCCGGGGTTGACCGGATCGACGTCCTGGACAACCTCGTCCGGGGCCGCCGGGCGAACCTCGATGATGCGCTGGCCACCGGCCGGGTGCAGCTGGTCCAAGGCGATGTGCGCGACCGGGACCTGGTCCACGACCTGACCCGGGGCAAGGACATCGTCTTCCACCAGGCGGCCATCCGGATTACCCAGTGTGCGGAGGAGCCCCGGCTGGCCCTGGAGGTGCTGGCGGACGGCACCTTCAACGTGATCGAGGCTGCGGCAGCCCAGCGCGTGGACAAGCTGATTGCGGCCTCCAGCGCCTCGGTGTACGGCATGGCGGAGGCGTTCCCCACCACGGAACGCCACCATCACCACAACAACGACACCTTCTACGGCGCGGCCAAGTCCTTCAACGAAGGCATGGTGCGCAGCTTCCGGGCCATGACCGGGCTGGATTATGTCCTGCTGAGGTACTTCAACGTCTACGGACCCCGGATGGACGTGCACGGCCTGTACACCGAGGTGCTGGTGCGTTGGATGGAACGCATCGCGGACGGCCAGCCGCCCCTGATTTTCGGAGACGGACGGCAGACCATGGACTTTGTCCACACCCGGGACATCGCCCGGGCCAACATCCTGGCCGCCGGCAGTGACGTCAGGGAGGGCGTCTACAACGTCGCGAGCGGCGCCGAGACCAGCCTGCTGGAACTCGCCGAGGCCCTGTTGCGCGCCATGGACTCGGGCCTGCACGTGGAGCACGGTCCGGACCGCGCCGTAAACGGCGTCGTCCGTCGGCAGGCGGATACGAGGGCGGCAAGGCTCGATCTTGGCTTCAGTGCTGAAACCGGGCTCGAGGAAGGCCTCCGGGAGCTCGTCGCCTGGTGGCGCCCGCTGCGGGATGAAATCGCAGCCTCCCGGGTTGGAGCCGCACGATGA